One part of the Vicia villosa cultivar HV-30 ecotype Madison, WI linkage group LG6, Vvil1.0, whole genome shotgun sequence genome encodes these proteins:
- the LOC131614507 gene encoding uncharacterized protein LOC131614507, translated as MAVAQDGNSNIFPVAFALVEGETTDGWGFFVKNLRMHVAPHPGLCLISDRHASIESAYNNPENGWHEPPSVHVYCIRHIAQNFMREIKDRTLRKKVINMGYALNQPTFHYYRNEIGMANGDALRWLDNIPLEKWTRAFDGGRRWGHMTTNLVESMNSVFKGTRNLPITALVRATYYRMGTLFAERGAKWSAVLSSGQTFTESCMKVMKEETAKSSTHHVRIFDYNHNTFSVKETMDHGEGKPMGDYKVNLRDLWCDCGKYQAYRVPCSHVIAACSVVRQDAYALLSDVYRVSNLFGVYSTSFPVLPLDEYWPSFEGDQICHNPLMRRNKKGRPVSSRIRTEMDKYDKLERKCALCRLPGHNRMNCPNVGTSNA; from the exons ATGGCGGTAGCTCAAGATGGAAATAGTAATATCTTTCCAGTTGCTTTTGCTCTTGTGGAGGGGGAGACCACAGATGGTTGGGGTTTCTTTGTAAAGAACTTGAGAATGCATGTAGCCCCTCATCCTGGCTTGTGTTTGATTTCAGACAGGCATGCATCAATTGAAAGTGCTTACAATAATCCAGAGAATGGTTGGCATGAGCCTCCATCTGTACATGTCTATTGTATCAGACATATCGCACAAAATTTCATGAGGGAGATCAAAGACCGTACCCTCCGAAAAAAAGTTATCAATATGG GGTACGCTTTGAACCAACCAACATTCCACTACTACCGAAATGAAATTGGTATGGCTAATGGTGATGCTTTAAGATGGCTAGACAATATTCCATTGGAAAAGTGGACGAGGGCATTTGATGGAGGTCGGCGTTGGGGTCACATGACAACAAACCTGGTCGAATCGATGAACTCGGTATTCAAAGGCACACGTAATCTACCTATTACGGCATTGGTGCGTgcaacatactataggatggGAACACTTTTTGCTGAAAGGGGTGCTAAGTGGAGTGCAGTATTGAGTTCTGGACAGACATTTACAGAAAGTTGCATGaaggtgatgaaagaagaaacggCAAAATCCAGCACGCATCATGTAAGAATATTTGACTATAACCATAACACTTTCAGTGTGAAGGAGACAATGGACCATGGTGAAGGAAAGCCTATGGGAGATTACAAGGTAAACCTAAGAGATCTTTGGTGTGACTGTGGAAAGTATCAAGCTTACCGTGTTCCTTGTTCACACGTTATTGCTGCATGTTCTGTGGTGCGCCAAGACGCCTATGCTCTACTGTCCGACGTTTACAGAGTCTCAAACTTATTCGGTGTTTACAGCACAAGTTTTCCAGTACTACCATTAGATGAGTATTGGCCCTCCTTTGAAGGAGATCAAATTTGTCACAACCCATTGATGCGGAGGAACAAGAAAGGCCGTCCGGTGAGCTCACGTATTAGAACGGAAATGGACAAGTATGATAAGTTAGAGAGAAAATGTGCGTTGTGTCGTCTTCCTGGTCACAACCGAATGAATTGTCCAAATGTTGGAACCAGTAATgcataa
- the LOC131609744 gene encoding uncharacterized protein LOC131609744 — MGGWCNGVWKWGDLGISESEVDQAGLFEKVADLRSRLENFGGLNDDNDSVCWLLDPEKCYSVSSCYHRFASLRTPHGPFKKHEDALVKIWTMEVPFKIKAFAWRLFVNRLPTKDLLEFRGIHFSTPNLNCVFCDSHLENMDHMFFKCEVIKVVWKEIGLWVDYPCWWMEECKSFFMEWYLNGRVKGIKDGKLGVFWLATCWVIWLTRNGHCFRNGGWNINNIVWNIKILSWRWSSFGDIAHSNYNLYDFCKDPLSFMS, encoded by the coding sequence ATGGGAGGATGGTGTAACGGGGTGTGGAAGTGGGGAGATTTAGGAATCTCGGAGTCGGAAGTGGACCAAGCGGGTTTGTTTGAAAAAGTGGCGGATTTGAGGTCTCGTTTAGAGAATTTTGGGGGATTGAATGATGATAATGACTCCGTTTGTTGGTTACTTGATCCGGAAAAGTGTTATTCGGTTTCGTCGTGCTACCATCGGTTTGCTTCTTTAAGGACGCCTCACGGTCCTTTTAAGAAGCATGAAGACGCTTTGGTGAAAATTTGGACTATGGAGGTCCCTTTTAAGATTAAAGCCTTTGCTtggagactttttgtgaataggcttccTACTAAAGATCTTTTAGAGTTTAGAGGTATTCATTTTTCTACACCTAACTTGAATTGTGTTTTTTGTGATTCGCATTTGGAGAATATGGACCATATGTTTTTCAAATGCGAAGTGATTAAGGttgtttggaaggaaattggtttGTGGGTGGACTACCCGTGTTGGTGGATGGAAGAATGCAAGTCGTTCTTTATGGAATGGTATCTCAACGGGCGGGTAAAAGGTATCAAGGATGGaaaattgggggtgttttggttagccACTTGTTGGGTTATATGGTTGACAAGAAATGGCCATTGTTTTAGGAACGGCGGTTGGAATATTAACAACATTGTTTGGAATATCAAGATCTTAAGTTGGAGATGGTCTTCTTTCGGCGATATTGCTCACTCCAATTATAACTTATACGATTTTTGTAAAGATCCTTTGTCTTTTATGTCGTAa